The Coregonus clupeaformis isolate EN_2021a unplaced genomic scaffold, ASM2061545v1 scaf3545, whole genome shotgun sequence genome window below encodes:
- the LOC123490219 gene encoding cell wall protein IFF7-like yields MQANQRTPRQVKTHVEKMYISPDSPTLPRAHSSLSQFSLARNLAILPLEWQLPGVPLTTSSMATRTERKPSTTNTSTQAQTETQTTDMNTDTQTTATSQRQISMVTTQSSETMTEVHTSDSSTQNSTPDMALTPESTKDMIATYEDVKDDSAEDLISTLTDTSMEKSVSETSLKALIAEDEEDNNEMKDMAASASPATDNANEDAKLLELLYYYYYYYFMTTC; encoded by the exons ATGCAGGCAAATCAAAGGACACCCCGGCAAGTGAAGACCCATGTGGAGAAAATGTACATAAGTCCTGACTCTCCGACTCTACCACGTGCCCAC AGCTCCCTCTCCCAGTTCTCCCTGGCTAGGAACCTGGCCATCCTCCCACTGGAGTGGCAGCTACCTGGAGTCCCTCTGACCACCTCGTCTATGGCAACTAGGACAGAGAGAAAGCCATCCACTACCAACACTTCGACACAGGcgcagacagaaacacagacaacagatatgaacacagacacacagaccactgCCACCTCTCAGAGACAGATCTCCATGGTGACCACCCAGTCATCAGAGACCATGACAGAGGTTCACACATCAGACTCAAGCACCCAGAACTCCACTCCTGACATGGCACTGACCCCTGAGAGCACTAAGGACATGATCGCTACTTATGAGGATGTGAAGGATGACTCTGCTGAAGATTTGATCTCCACCCTAACAGACACCTCTATGGAGAAATCCGTCAGTGAGACCAGCCTGAAAGCCCTCATCGCTGAGGATGAGGAAGATAACAATGAGATGAAGGATATGGCTGCCTCCGCTAGCCCTGCTACTGATAATGCCAATGAGGATGCAAAGCTACTGGAgctactttattattattattattattactttatgACTACATGTTGA